In Rhineura floridana isolate rRhiFlo1 chromosome 1, rRhiFlo1.hap2, whole genome shotgun sequence, the following proteins share a genomic window:
- the LOC133387468 gene encoding TP53-regulated inhibitor of apoptosis 1-like, which produces MNSMGEACTEMKREYDQCFNRWFAEKFLKGEGGDSSGGDPCAQLFKRYQLCTQKAIKEKDIPIEGLESMGCSRGKSENSS; this is translated from the coding sequence ATGAACAGCATGGGTGAGGCCTGCACGGAGATGAAGCGGGAGTATGACCAGTGCTTCAACCGCTGGTTCGCCGAGAAGTTCCTGAAGGGAGAGGGTGGTGACAGCAGTGGAGGCGACCCCTGCGCCCAACTCTTCAAGCGCTACCAACTCTGCACCCAGAAAGCTATTAAAGAGAAAGACATACCCATTGAAGGGCTGGAATCCATGGGCTGCAGCAGAGGAAAATCTGAAAACTCTTCCTGA